Genomic segment of Arachis hypogaea cultivar Tifrunner chromosome 11, arahy.Tifrunner.gnm2.J5K5, whole genome shotgun sequence:
CCGAATTTGGAAACATGGCTCACCTTCAAGCACTAGACCTTGCCTACAACAATCTGAATGGTTCAATCCCACCAAGCCTTGGCAAAATGAGTTCCCTCTTATGGCTAATGCTGGCGGACAATTCGCTAAGCGGCGAAATCCCACCGGAGTTGGGAAACTGCACAAGCTTGTTATGGTTGAACCTTGCAAACAACAAGCTGAGTGGGAATTTGCCTCCTGAGTTGTCCAAGATTGGAAGGAATGCAATGACAACATTCGAATTGAATCGAAAAAGTGAGCAAATCCTTTCTGGCTCAAGTGAGTGCCTTGCAATGAGAAGATGGATGCCGGCAGATTATCCTCCATTCAGCTTTGTGTATAGTATCTTGACAAGGAAGAATTGTAGGGGACTCTGGTACAAACTCCTCACAGGAAATGGCATTTTCCCATTTTGCCCCCCAGGCGCCTCGCTTAGCAAGCCTCAGATATCAGGCTATGTTCAGCTGAGTGGGAACAATCTTTATGGAGAGATTCCTTCAGTGATTGGAACAATGGTGAATTTCAGCATGCTGCATTTGGGATTCAACAATTTCTCTGGAAAGTTCCCTGCTGCAATGGGTACTATGTCACTTGTGGTTTTAAACATCACCATGAACAAATTCTCAGGTGAAATTCCAAGTGAAGTTGGAAACATGAGATGCCTTCAGAATCTTGATTTTTCTTCCAACAATTTCTCAGGGCAATTTCCAACAAGTCTGAACAGTTTAACTGAGCTTAACAAGTTCAATATATCATTCAATCCCTTAATAACTGGTGTAGTTCCATCAACTGGACAATTTGTTACATTTGACATGAATTCATATCTAGGTGACCCTCTATTAGTCCTTCCAAACTTCATTTACAACATCACAGGTGATAAGAACACAACCTTGCACAAATACCATAAGAAGGAATCAAAGTTGTCTGTGTTCTTGGGTTTTGCAGCTATAACACTGGCTTTCATGGTGTTTGGTCTTCTTACAATTATAGTCTGCGCATTGAGGAAAAGTCCCTTGGAAGATCCTGGATACCTCTTGAGGGAAGCTAAACAATCTCATGATTCAAGCAGCTCTGCATCCTCACCATGGTTATCAGACACAGTTAAGGTAATCCGGTTAAACAAGACGGCTTTTACACACGACGATATCTTGAAGGCCACTGGAAACTTCTCAGAGGACAGGATCATAGGAAAAGGAGGATTCGGAACGGTTTACAAGGGAGTTTTTCAAGATGGAAGAATTGTTGCAGTGAAGAAGCTTCAAAGAGAAGGAATCGAAGGCGAAAAGGAGTTTAGAGCAGAAATGGAGGTTCTGAGTGGTCATGGATTTGGTTGGCCTCATCCAAACCTTGTCACGCTCTATGGATGGTGCTTAAATGGTTCAGAAAAGATACTAGTTTATGAGTACATAGAAGGTGGAACATTGGAGGATCTAATCACTGATAGAACAAGTTTTACATGGAGAAGAAGATTAGAAGTTGCAATTGATGTTGCAAAAGCACTAGTCTATTTGCACCATGAATGTTATCCGCCAATTGTTCATAGAGATGTTAAAGCTAGCAATGTGTTATTGGAAAAAGATGGAAAAGCAAAAGTCACAGATTTTGGATTAGCAAGAGTTGTTGATGTTGGAGATAGCCATGTTAGTACAATGGTGGCTGGAACAGTTGGTTATGTTGCACCAGAATATGGACAAACATGGCAGGCTACAACAAAAGGTGATGTGTATAGTTTTGGAGTGCTGGCTATGGAGTTGGCCACAGGGAGAAGAGCAGTGGATGGAGGTGAAGAGAGCTTGGTGGAGTGGGCGTGGCGTGTTGTCGGACGCGGACGGCTTGGCCGGGCCCTACCGGTTTCAGTGATGGGGTCAGGGCTTGTTGGTGGTGCAGAAGAGATGAGTGAAGTGCTTAGAATTGGTGTGAAGTGCACTGCTGAGGCACCATATGTTAGGCCTAATATGAAGGAGGTTCTTGATATGTTGATTGGGATATACTACTCCAAAGGTTATCCTTCAAGCCATGGAATCATTGTTTAGTCTCTCTCATTTTTGTAGTTAAAAAAATGTGCATAGTGTTCTGTTAAGATGTAGTATAGTCTTAGATATAAAATGTTTCATGCAGAAAATTTCATTCATTGTCTTAACATTGTTCTGAGAATTAAGAGAtgtcttttgtttcttatttcaatTGTTACCTAGAGAAATCAATAGTGTACAGTACAGGttatgctaattcatttgctTGATAACATTTTATCATGCAAAATTGTTTGGTATCACTGTATCACAGTGATTCTAATGTTGAATAAACCTAACTACCAAAACATGCTGGTTTATTGATCTTAGTGTCTTATGTAGTATTTTCCTTCACATCCTTTTCAATATACTTTTTCTTTGTATCTTTTCATTCACCAAGTTGTTGATACAGACAATATTTTTGTCATTATTGCAACATTTGTTGCACTAATGAATCTTAGTGGTATCAGTCATTACATGTTAATGCCAGAGTATGTGAAAGATAActggaataaaattataaaaggcACCAGAAATTCTTTAACGAGGTCCATATATATGTTATTGTTAACTTCCTCCATTCAAATCCA
This window contains:
- the LOC112722547 gene encoding probable LRR receptor-like serine/threonine-protein kinase At1g74360, whose product is MTEKKTYSFCGFLLLSLFVLLSVEVIVGEDSLETDKQVLLELKAYLDSKTLEDHGNYVYWNRSTSPCEWPGIWCTHINGTTNRVVGIDLSGSEITGEIFNNFSMLTELTHLDLSQNTLFGDIPEDLRHCQKLIHLNISHNILAGELNLTGFRTLKTLDLSVNRLHGEIGVNLFAGACNALVTLNVSGNNLTGGIGGWLDQCPMLQNLDLSTNNLSGGLGNGFARLKEFSVAENHLSGNVLSEAFPLDCSLVELDLSLNGFVGEAPKGVANCKNLTILNLSSNNFSGGIPIEIGSISGLKGLYLGNNSFSRDIPQNLLNLANLVLLDLSRNNFGGEVQEIFGEFKQLSFLVLHSNHYTGGLISSGILKLPKVSQLDLSFNNFSGPLPVEITQMASLQFLMLSYNQFSGPIPAEFGNMAHLQALDLAYNNLNGSIPPSLGKMSSLLWLMLADNSLSGEIPPELGNCTSLLWLNLANNKLSGNLPPELSKIGRNAMTTFELNRKSEQILSGSSECLAMRRWMPADYPPFSFVYSILTRKNCRGLWYKLLTGNGIFPFCPPGASLSKPQISGYVQLSGNNLYGEIPSVIGTMVNFSMLHLGFNNFSGKFPAAMGTMSLVVLNITMNKFSGEIPSEVGNMRCLQNLDFSSNNFSGQFPTSLNSLTELNKFNISFNPLITGVVPSTGQFVTFDMNSYLGDPLLVLPNFIYNITGDKNTTLHKYHKKESKLSVFLGFAAITLAFMVFGLLTIIVCALRKSPLEDPGYLLREAKQSHDSSSSASSPWLSDTVKVIRLNKTAFTHDDILKATGNFSEDRIIGKGGFGTVYKGVFQDGRIVAVKKLQREGIEGEKEFRAEMEVLSGHGFGWPHPNLVTLYGWCLNGSEKILVYEYIEGGTLEDLITDRTSFTWRRRLEVAIDVAKALVYLHHECYPPIVHRDVKASNVLLEKDGKAKVTDFGLARVVDVGDSHVSTMVAGTVGYVAPEYGQTWQATTKGDVYSFGVLAMELATGRRAVDGGEESLVEWAWRVVGRGRLGRALPVSVMGSGLVGGAEEMSEVLRIGVKCTAEAPYVRPNMKEVLDMLIGIYYSKGYPSSHGIIV